A window of Parcubacteria group bacterium contains these coding sequences:
- the mnmA gene encoding tRNA 2-thiouridine(34) synthase MnmA has translation NCAEEDAADARRVAGVLGIPFYIFNFENEYKKSVIDYMIDGYRRGETPNPDIMCNKEIKFGLFLKKAFKLGADYIATGHYARLTHNTQHITHNKNKNVACCMLHVAKDSNKDQTYFLWTLTQKQLKHCLFPIGDYVKPQVRALAKKYDLPTAKKPDSQGVCFVGEIDVAEFLKEQLGKKPGPILTLAGEKVGIHDGLSFYTIGQRRGIGSTGGGTPYYVVRKDHKKNTIFVTEAENTALFSKELTARNLNWVSGKAPKLPIKCLARVRYRQPLQKATIYNKQSIVFDEPQRAITPGQSAVFYSKDGVMLGGGIIDR, from the coding sequence AACTGCGCGGAAGAAGACGCGGCTGACGCTAGACGCGTTGCTGGCGTTTTGGGCATTCCTTTTTATATTTTTAACTTTGAAAACGAATATAAAAAATCGGTGATTGATTATATGATAGATGGATATAGAAGGGGAGAAACACCAAACCCCGATATAATGTGCAATAAAGAAATTAAATTTGGTTTGTTTTTAAAGAAAGCGTTCAAACTTGGCGCCGATTATATTGCCACCGGGCACTACGCCCGCCTAACACACAACACACAACACATAACACATAACAAAAACAAAAATGTTGCATGTTGCATGTTGCATGTTGCGAAAGATAGCAACAAAGATCAGACGTATTTTTTATGGACGCTTACCCAAAAACAGTTAAAACATTGCTTGTTTCCAATTGGCGATTACGTCAAGCCGCAAGTTCGCGCGCTGGCAAAAAAATATGATTTGCCGACGGCAAAAAAACCGGATTCGCAGGGGGTATGCTTTGTCGGTGAAATTGATGTTGCGGAATTTTTGAAAGAACAGCTTGGCAAAAAACCGGGGCCGATTTTAACTTTGGCGGGGGAAAAAGTTGGAATACACGACGGCCTTTCTTTTTATACTATTGGCCAGAGAAGAGGCATCGGTTCAACCGGCGGCGGAACGCCCTATTATGTTGTCAGGAAAGACCATAAAAAAAATACCATTTTTGTAACCGAAGCTGAGAATACAGCGCTCTTTTCTAAAGAACTAACAGCGCGAAATTTAAATTGGGTTTCTGGCAAAGCGCCAAAATTACCAATTAAATGCTTAGCGCGTGTCAGGTACCGCCAACCTCTACAAAAAGCAACAATTTATAATAAACAATCGATTGTGTTTGATGAACCGCAAAGAGCTATAACTCCCGGCCAAAGCGCCGTATTCTACAGCAAAGACGGTGTAATGCTTGGCGGCGGGATTATTGACAGATGA
- a CDS encoding class I SAM-dependent methyltransferase, with the protein MPIYSAEYAQRIRGYLFGYIDRSTFERYDREFDFFSSYAKEAGGQVLELACGAGRVMMELAKRGFTVFGIEASPHMLKLGVDAVKTLPLPVQRRIHFIQGDMRQFAFKKKFPLIIIPYNSFGFNLDKQEGEVCISCIMDNLEPNGIFIIDTPFHNHVGCDETWWKKIANKYSFSYEFKDYVPEFNPRYTIPNVILGRKI; encoded by the coding sequence ATGCCAATTTACAGTGCGGAATACGCTCAAAGAATACGAGGCTACCTCTTCGGCTACATAGACCGCAGTACTTTTGAGCGGTATGATAGAGAATTTGATTTTTTTTCAAGTTACGCAAAAGAAGCTGGTGGACAAGTTTTGGAATTGGCCTGCGGCGCTGGGCGAGTAATGATGGAACTAGCCAAGCGCGGTTTTACGGTTTTTGGCATTGAAGCTTCCCCACACATGCTTAAATTGGGAGTTGATGCTGTAAAAACATTGCCCTTACCGGTTCAAAGAAGGATTCATTTTATCCAAGGCGATATGCGGCAATTCGCATTCAAGAAAAAATTTCCTCTAATTATAATTCCATATAACAGTTTTGGGTTCAATCTTGATAAGCAGGAAGGCGAAGTATGTATTTCGTGTATTATGGATAATCTCGAACCTAATGGAATTTTTATTATTGATACGCCGTTTCACAACCACGTTGGTTGCGATGAGACTTGGTGGAAAAAAATAGCTAATAAATATAGTTTTAGTTATGAATTTAAAGATTACGTTCCTGAATTTAATCCGAGATATACTATTCCCAACGTTATTTTAGGAAGAAAAATTTAG
- a CDS encoding alanine--tRNA ligase produces MTSQEIRKKFLEFFESRGHKIVPSSSLVPKDDPSVLLTTAGMQQFKPYFTGDKDPIKDFGSRRTASIQKSFRTSDIDEVGDESHLTFFEMLGHFSFGDYFKKETIELTFELLTKIFEISKERISASIFEGDQKIPKDQESYDAWLRFLPAEKIKLGKREDGNVWGPAGPEGPCGACNEVYVDGLEVATLVFMEYFYSKGDVFTPLKQKGVDVGWGFERLVKVIQNAPTVFETDLFEPIIQLIPHRNIENEARSVRIIVDHVRATVFLVADGVLPSNTEQGYILRRLLRRAIRHGLILNLYKNFLTPLSQKVIEIYKEFYPELSIKKNDILTVIEKEEEKFSKTLALGIKEFEKTAASGIITGKDIFRLYESFGFPPELTKELANERNIRFDESELKEAMEKHQEISRAGAEKKFGGHGIGSVQNKESAEKITRLHTATHLLHQAIHDILGSEADVKQMGSDITEERTRFDFTFPRKLTPEEIKKIEDIVNEKIKMNLPVIARKMPKEKALEIGARAFFKEKYDEEVNVYSIGDPDLSKAYSKEFCGGPHVNSTGEIGHFRIIKEESSSAGVRRIRGVVE; encoded by the coding sequence ATGACGTCTCAAGAAATCAGAAAAAAGTTTTTAGAGTTTTTTGAAAGCAGGGGACACAAAATTGTACCCTCTTCTTCTCTTGTGCCTAAAGACGACCCGTCGGTGCTTTTAACAACCGCCGGAATGCAGCAATTCAAGCCGTATTTTACCGGCGATAAGGACCCTATAAAGGATTTTGGGTCGCGGCGAACTGCTTCAATACAAAAATCTTTCCGTACTTCCGATATTGATGAAGTTGGAGACGAATCGCACCTGACTTTTTTCGAAATGCTGGGACATTTTTCTTTCGGGGATTATTTTAAGAAAGAAACCATTGAATTGACTTTTGAGCTTCTTACTAAAATTTTTGAGATTTCAAAAGAGCGGATATCAGCCTCGATTTTTGAAGGGGATCAAAAAATTCCAAAAGATCAAGAATCATACGACGCTTGGCTGCGATTTTTGCCGGCGGAAAAAATTAAGCTCGGCAAACGAGAAGACGGTAACGTTTGGGGACCGGCCGGGCCGGAAGGTCCTTGCGGTGCATGCAATGAAGTTTATGTTGACGGATTGGAAGTAGCCACCTTGGTTTTTATGGAATACTTTTATTCAAAAGGTGATGTTTTTACGCCTTTAAAACAAAAAGGGGTGGATGTTGGCTGGGGATTTGAGCGACTTGTAAAAGTCATTCAGAACGCGCCGACGGTTTTTGAGACAGATTTATTTGAGCCGATTATACAGTTGATTCCCCACCGTAATATTGAAAATGAAGCTCGTTCGGTTCGAATTATCGTCGACCATGTAAGAGCTACTGTATTTCTTGTCGCCGATGGCGTTTTACCATCGAATACGGAACAAGGATATATTTTGCGACGACTTTTACGTCGCGCTATTCGCCATGGCCTTATTTTAAATCTTTATAAAAACTTTTTAACCCCTTTATCGCAAAAAGTTATAGAAATTTATAAGGAATTTTATCCGGAATTATCTATTAAAAAAAATGACATTCTGACAGTTATAGAAAAGGAGGAAGAAAAATTTTCTAAAACATTGGCATTGGGAATTAAAGAATTTGAAAAGACTGCCGCTTCGGGAATAATTACAGGTAAAGATATTTTTCGTCTTTACGAAAGTTTCGGATTTCCTCCGGAACTGACAAAAGAGTTGGCAAACGAAAGAAATATAAGATTTGATGAATCTGAGTTAAAAGAGGCAATGGAAAAACACCAGGAAATTTCCCGTGCCGGCGCTGAAAAGAAATTCGGCGGGCATGGTATTGGCTCGGTTCAGAATAAGGAATCGGCGGAAAAAATTACACGACTTCATACCGCAACCCATTTATTACATCAAGCCATTCATGATATTTTAGGCAGTGAAGCCGACGTTAAACAAATGGGTTCCGACATTACGGAGGAAAGAACCAGATTCGACTTTACGTTCCCAAGAAAACTGACACCGGAGGAAATTAAAAAAATTGAAGATATCGTGAATGAAAAAATAAAAATGAACTTGCCGGTTATAGCGAGAAAAATGCCGAAAGAAAAAGCACTCGAAATCGGCGCTCGCGCTTTCTTTAAGGAAAAATACGATGAGGAGGTAAATGTTTATTCAATTGGCGACCCTGATTTATCAAAAGCCTATTCAAAAGAGTTCTGTGGCGGCCCTCATGTTAATTCCACGGGAGAAATAGGCCATTTTAGAATTATTAAAGAAGAAAGTTCTTCGGCCGGAGTGCGAAGAATCAGAGGGGTTGTGGAATAG